The window TCTTCGCTAAACCGGCCTCCTCCAATATAACCATCGATCGAGCTTGATTAAATAAAGGAAGAGGATCCTTTTGTCGAATAATAGTGCCGATACAATTATATGCTTTAGTGAGACTCGAAACCATCTGAAGAACAAGTCGGTCATTCGACACCGGGGAATCCACATTACGGAGTTGATCCGATAATTCCTTTAGACGTTGACAATAAGCAGTGGCGGAAGAAAAATCCTTCATAAGAGTATGAGAAAACTCACGGGAATGCTTATTGTCCTGAAAGATGTCACGTAAATGATTCCACGCCTCCATGGCGATAGCATCTGGCTCAATTATCGTCTCTAACAGATCATTAGTAATGGTGGCATAAATCCACCCAAGAACCGTGGCATCTAAGGTTTCCCACTGATCTTTGGCAGCCTCATCGGAGGGAGAGGCAACGGCTTTACCATTCGGAATGATATGGTGGATAACTTTGTGGGATTTGGCAAAAACTTTAAAGAGTTCCACCCAGGTAGAATATTGAACCTTCTCCAAACTAAGAATAATGGAGATATGGTTTTTAATATTAGACACCCCAAGTGTCGGATGAAACTTGGAGTCAGTCATGATGAATAGATTAATCGAGAAGCGGAAGGTAGAGGTGAAGATTGGCCGACCAGTATAGAGAGACTAGAAAAGAAAAGGACGGCAGCTCTAGGAAGAAAACTAGGTTTAGTCTGATACCATAATAGAAGATAATCTGTTgattatttcttaagcctaacacggcatatatacaaatatacaaGAGTAATTTTAGGAGCTAATCTAGGAAACAAGAGTAATTTTAGGAGCTAATCTAGGAGTAATTTTAGGAGCTAATCTAGGAAACAAATCAACCtactaattacaaataactctaCAACAATATTTcctaaaacataataataaccATTCAGTTATTCTAACATAatctataatttaaaaaaaattgtgaaacgtctttttgattttggataaacaattgtatttagtaaacgtaataatacattttaattttatgttgtttatcatgtattgaaatacattttaattttttttatataaaatgtttttgttaAAAGAATTTTTATTCATCATTTCGTATAGAGTCTATAAATTATCATGACCcttaatgtaagtgcattgtgcgcaaatttttttttaaaaaaaaaataggatttTAATGATGtcgagtttttatttttaattatattaagcATTTAGTAATCAGAAAAATAGTGATaactgataggggcgtttcgtccctatcttttagcgtggtttacggtcaatttaggactaaataaataagtttaattacaaaaataaggagtttttaataaaataacgaaataaaaataaattctgcactttcggttaattgtcttcattttattaaatttagtaaataaaacgtcaagctaactcggctctcgagaattgtatttcaggtacgagtaaggagcaaaatcCCACCGACATACACGGGGTTTATCaacctccacgcggggcgtgtgacatccagtcagaaataattgctcaatccacaggcaccacgtgggactaACCTactgatacgcggggcgtatgaacatccaCGTGGGGCGTGTGACATCTAGTCAGAGATGATAAGCTCAAtcatgaaagtcagactgcatggtcttccAAGTCAACTGCCCCTATGCGGGGcgtcccaccttacacgcgaggcgtatatgGGAGTTCTTCAACCCAAAAGATCCAGGGactcatatacgcggggcgttcttcaggctacgcgtggcgtaaaagcCTCAATTCAAGCTACtaaatctcaggagctcaaccacgcggggcgtatcccagCCTATGTGGgacgtggttgagacaacaagatctgaatttggtccacatgtagGAATTATTGATGAAATgggccaatacgcggggcgtcccctaccatacgcgtggcgtgtcatgggaaaaatgcagaaataatgtatctccatgcttgtatcttatgaatttacaattttacccctagcttgatgtgtataaataagggtgattagcactcatttagacattcagattttacatagtaaaaactcttccatcttaagagcttgttcgtttattccggcattccgtcaaggttccgttccatcttcattcaccaagctcgagagttccacctccaagtcctaagagacggccttgagtccggttagctagttccaagggtggattcttctcttttcacttgctaattagcttgtactcttcctatgtactaggcttggttgtattccatatttacgctttccatatttataacatatgatTTACGATTTCTTTtgctatatacgtgttgatgtttgttacttgttttgatattcgtaattgattattgtgtaggagaacgcgatttccgacgccattcggactatctttagggattcatataggtgttgccttaccggaagtgacgcaccggaaaccgtaggaattgacaagccacggaacttacgggccctaatttctaatcccaagcattagacacgccttgactaggaaccacgtagtctaagtactttacgggtcggtcacactacacgtagtcgtcattgcaagagtaaatcattaaccgtatatattgggggtcattgtttatcatatttataacttatcaccatccatatcacttcgtagagttttcgttatataaatctgtctcacttatagttaggagtagtttgtagttgtttcccAAATCAACTCAAAATATTCACcacttagataacgtataaaaccgagtcgtttaatacttgtagttataaatcccgtggattcgatatccggtcttaaccggattattacttgatacaacggggtacacttgcccctaagtagtagcgtctagtagagatagagcatttaggaagatcacatccatagtcataacgaacttatcataataaatatttcataagctctacctaggcgccACGCCCATCAATAACATCAAAATTTTAAATCATCGGgtgtaaatatttaaattttgtaaaagAATGTTACATATAAGTGTTTCAAAAATCAATGACATCATAATACAAATGCAATAAAATTTCATACTTTAATggaataaagtgtaaaaatactcttaatattaaaaataattttatttttaacgtgtaaaataatataattttatctttaatattgATAGGTAAAACCTGGCTCGATAAAATTACAACACGGAATTGGAGCTGCTGGTTACAGGCCTGCCTGCAATCGTTAAACCCGGACGATTTCCGGAAAGCACTGATCATAATTTGGTGGATTTGATTTCGAAGGAACCAGTTTGTACATGAGAAAAAATGGATATGTTCTACAACTCTTCTTAAGAAAGTTGCTGATTATCTCCGCAGTTTGGAAAGTATCTCGCGAAGCTCTCAGGACGGAAGTCCTAGCAGTTCTGGCCTTCAACTTACGAAAGTGTGGTATCCACCTCAGAACGGTGTCGTAAAAATAAATTGTGATGCTAAATTTGGGGATAATGGCCGCACGTGTAGGGCAGGCCTAATTACTAGGGATTCCGAGGGCTTAGTCATGGCTACCGCGGGGATTCCGTTAGCGGTGTGCAATACAGTGGAAGAGGCAGAACTGTTAGCAATCATGGAAGCCTTGATATTTGCTAGAGACTGCAGGTTCAATAGGATTGTCGTGGAATCAGACGCAAAAGGGGTGATTGAGGCCCTTCAATCCCACAGATTtgttaaaaatataaggactaagtgaggaattttaatatttttcaggaataaaaTTGACACTAAATAAATCCTTTATTGAATTTATTCCACTCTTACAAACACAAAGACAAAGCTTTGAAGCACCCTCACTCTCAACACCTTACTTTTTGCATCTatctacttatatatatatatatattcaatacAAGGCATTTGTATGTTTATAATTGTCAAACTTAGCACACAATTTTGACTAATATTCCAAAGTCCAAATTCATACATTCATATGCATTattttttatcttcttcttttttaataAATGCATACCTTATCTTGTCCCCTTATATCACGTGAACAtgcatctattttttttttaaataatataattaagtttattaattttaacatACCtccttaaacttaatttttcgtgaCTCCTAATTGAGCTCTCAAATGGCTGAACGTATCATACTTCAACGGCttcgtgaaaatatctgcaatctgATCTTGAGTCTTCACGTACTTCAATTTCACTTCTTTTTGCTCAATACACtcccgaataaaatgatacctcgtATCAATGTGTTTACTTCGATCGTGAAACACGGGATTTTTCGCTAATGCCAGTGCAGACTTGTTATCGATAAAAATCtctgttggatcattttgactcATCTGAAATTCTTTTAGCAATTTTCGGAGCCAAATTGCATGACACACACATGAAgttgcagcaacatattcagcttcacaagtGGACAACGTCACAATCGCCTGTTTCTTCGAACTCCACGTAAATGCAGTATcacccagaaaaaatacaaaaccagttgtactttttcggtcatccttgtcaccggcccaatcactatcacagtatccaactaatttgaaatcgtcagtttttgaataaaataatcccaaattagttgtacctttcacgtaacggagaattctttttgctgcattccaatgtgacacagttggggcttccatgtatcgacttactaagccgaCTGCATAGAGAATATCCGGTCTCGTACACGTCAAATATCTGAGACTTCCAACCAAGCTTCGGAATAATGTCGGGTtgactctgtctccaccttcatcttttgtcaacttgattccacattcgactggcgtgctgacggaattacaattttccatcttaaacttctttaagatctcatttgcaaaaccactttgagaaataaaaattccgtcgtcattcttcttcacttcaatgccaagataatatgacattaaaccaatgtcagtcatctcgaactcacgagcCATTGTCTTTTTGAACTCctcaaacatcttaggattgttccctgtaaaaatgagatcatccacatacaaacaaatAAGTAACATATCGccatttttcacctttgcatacagggcatattcatgtgggcatttgacaaaaccattttcttgaaaatatttgtcaatgcgactgttccaggctcgtggtgcttgcttaagaccataaagtgcctttttcaattttagcactttattttcttgacctttcacaacatacccaggtggttgctggatataaatttcctcttctagatatccgttgagaaatgcggatttcacgtccatttgatgaattctccacccgtgttgagcagctacagaaattaccagtctgatactctccattctggcaacaggagcaaaaacttcattgtagtcaattctgggtcgttgactgaaccctttcgccaccaatcttgctttatgtcggacaatttcaccgtttgcatctttctttgctttgaacacccatttaactccaatgggtttttgaccggccggaagtgatgtcagctcccatgttttatttttctcgattgaatgaatctcctcttccatagcttttctccatttttcatctttcattgcttcttctggatctgttggttcatcattaacaaaatgacaataaagagttaattcatcatcgagatttcttgttacatcatagagatctttaataggtatgaatttttttggctttccgggcggatgttcatctgaactgtCTCCATCACTCGAGGATGaactcgaactggatgagcttgccGATGTCGAACTGGTTACTGGTGTTGTGGCTGTGACTGTGGctggttcttcctgatcattgtctttatccatgaaaggataaaaactgtagctgttttctttttcacctaTCCAAtcccaaactgcttcttcatcaatggtgacatctctactgatgatgattttttgagtctgaggatcaaacattttgtaccctttggaatgttctAAATAAcccacaaacaaatatttcttgcttttatcatctagcttcttgcgttcttcatccggtacatggacatgagcaacactgccaaaaacacgcaaatgagaaatactgggtTTTATTCCGCTCCATGCTTCTTATGGAGTCTGATCCCAAACACTGACAGTTGGCGATCTGTTCAACAGGTAGACAGCACAGTCTACTGCTTCGGCCCATAActccttcggtaaatttttactttttaacatgctcctcaccatattgagcaccgttctgttctttctttctactacgccattttgctgaggtgatctgggGACTGAAAGAAAATAACAGATTCCATGCTgttcacaaaattgcttgaaagagatggacatgtattcaccgcctctgtctgatctgagtgctttaataaaatgaccactttctttctccacttggactttgaattttttaaatgtctcaaaaacttctgttttttccttcaaaaaatacacccaagtctttctactataatcatcaatgaaaagtagaaaatatttatttttacccagagactgtggagtgatcggtccacacacgtctgtgtgaactagctcaagtggagcctttgctcttgacatggactcctttggaaaactggttctgaattgttttccaacaagacatccttgacacagttgatgaggctggtcaatatgaggcaatccgtttaccatctgcttctgtcCCAACTGCTTTAGTCCTCCAAAGTTGAGATGTCCGTACCGTAAATGCCAAAGCCATGGGGgactttgcacacaagctttcaaacatttggccacgtccgtctgaatgttaattgtgaacattctgtttctcgccatgggtactcgtgcaatcagctcatttttctcattcaacagaagtagtttccggtccaccatgtgaacttcataatttttctccagtaactgtcccaaactcaaaatattgtttttcatgctaggaacataataaacattatcaataaactggtgagTGCCGTTTTTTAGCCGAATAAGAATTATTCCTTTGCCTGTAATAGGAACCTtggaggaatctccaaatacaacattaccgcgaacagattcatagagctccacgaacatcttcttgtcaccacacatatggttacttgctgcattgtcaagataccatatattattttcgcgattttcttcaccttcgtaggtaagtaacacagtgccagttacttcctcatcttgaatattattggcagtctcTTCTACCTCCTTAGGCGGACTCCAACATTCTACCGCGTAGTGACCATACTTGGAGCAATTATAACACTGAATATTGGACTTGTCAcgtccttcattcggcctccagtttcctcttccttgaccgcgtcctcggcctcttcctctgcctctggtgaattgagtgcttctgtcattgttgttgttgccgttttcatttctgccttgatttctgccacgtcctcgtcctctaccatttcctcctcgacctTTTCCGCGTCCTCTGTCGGACTGACTACtttcgccatttttaaacacagcctttgttgctaagacttgttctgcggaatcttctcttcgtttctcaaaccgctcctcTCGTGCTTGTAGTGACCCTACAACTTCATCAACGGACATTTCGCTAATGTCCCTggactcctccatagccaccactacgtaatcaaagtttggtagtagtgatcgcagaattttttcaacaattctggactcttcaattttttctccatactgccgcatctgatttacgacagattttactcgggatgagtaatcactaatggcCTCCGTCTCcttcatcctcatcatctcaaattctcctctcagcatctgcaaacgaacttttttaactttctccttcccttgaagagaaactcgtaaAATTTCCCAAGCTTGTTTGGCAGTCGTAGCTTcggctactttctcgaacattaattcatccaaaccttgatggatgagagtaagcgccttttaatcgcttttgcgatttttctgcagagtatctttttctgcctgTGATAGCGCTGCCTCGTTGGCTGGGACTACGTAGCCTTTTTCAACAATATCCCAAacatcttgacatccgagtaacgccttcattcgaatacaccaacttgaataattggttttggtgagctgatggtattgataaggaagtttgatACCGTCTGACATTTTTTATAGGGTCTGACTGGCGGAAGACT of the Euphorbia lathyris chromosome 7, ddEupLath1.1, whole genome shotgun sequence genome contains:
- the LOC136200482 gene encoding uncharacterized protein, producing MTDSKFHPTLGVSNIKNHISIILSLEKVQYSTWVELFKVFAKSHKVIHHIIPNGKAVASPSDEAAKDQWETLDATVLGWIYATITNDLLETIIEPDAIAMEAWNHLRDIFQDNKHSREFSHTLMKDFSSATAYCQRLKELSDQLRNVDSPVSNDRLVLQMVSSLTKAYNCIGTIIRQKDPLPLFNQARSMVILEEAGLAKKAATASTGTIFVAAGSSPFSPPSANPFGYMQ